A genomic segment from Bradyrhizobium diazoefficiens USDA 110 encodes:
- a CDS encoding nitrilase → MQDTKFKVAVVQAAPVFMDAPASVAKAIGFIAEAGAAGAKLLAFPEVWIPGYPWWLWLGTPAWGMQFVPRYHANSLRADGPDILALCAAAAEAKINVVMGFSEIDGGTLYLSQVFISDAGEIIFKRRKLKPTHVERTLYGEGDGSDFRVVESSVGRLGALCCAEHIQPLSKYAMYSMNEQVHVASWPSFTLYRDKAYALGHEVNLAASQIYALEGGCFVLHASAITGQDMFDMLCDTPEKADLLNAEGAKPGGGYSMIFGPDGQPMCEHLPQDKEGILYADVDLSMIAIAKAAYDPTGHYARGDVVRLMVNRSPRRTSVSFSEDENAAVTFTET, encoded by the coding sequence ATGCAGGACACGAAATTCAAAGTCGCGGTCGTTCAGGCTGCGCCGGTATTCATGGATGCGCCAGCTTCCGTGGCCAAGGCGATTGGTTTCATTGCGGAGGCGGGTGCAGCGGGGGCGAAGCTGCTGGCGTTCCCGGAGGTCTGGATTCCGGGCTATCCTTGGTGGCTTTGGCTCGGGACGCCGGCTTGGGGAATGCAGTTTGTACCCCGCTATCACGCCAATTCGCTGCGTGCTGATGGGCCCGACATCCTCGCACTGTGTGCGGCCGCCGCCGAAGCGAAAATCAATGTGGTGATGGGCTTCTCCGAAATCGACGGAGGAACGCTCTACCTAAGTCAGGTCTTTATTAGCGATGCGGGAGAGATCATCTTCAAGCGCCGAAAGCTCAAGCCGACACACGTCGAACGTACGCTCTATGGCGAAGGAGATGGGTCTGATTTCCGCGTCGTCGAAAGCAGCGTCGGACGTCTCGGAGCCTTGTGCTGCGCCGAGCACATTCAGCCGTTGTCGAAATACGCCATGTACTCGATGAACGAGCAAGTTCACGTGGCGTCGTGGCCATCTTTTACGCTGTATCGCGACAAGGCCTACGCTTTGGGCCATGAGGTGAATCTCGCCGCCAGCCAGATCTACGCGCTAGAGGGAGGTTGCTTCGTCCTGCATGCCTCGGCAATTACTGGTCAAGATATGTTCGACATGCTTTGCGATACTCCGGAAAAGGCCGATTTGCTGAACGCGGAGGGAGCGAAGCCGGGTGGAGGCTATTCGATGATCTTCGGTCCCGATGGTCAGCCGATGTGCGAGCATCTGCCGCAGGACAAGGAAGGCATCCTCTATGCTGACGTGGACCTGTCAATGATCGCAATCGCCAAAGCGGCCTACGACCCCACGGGGCATTACGCCCGCGGCGATGTCGTCCGTCTCATGGTCAATCGCAGCCCGCGTCGCACGAGCGTCAGCTTCAGCGAAGACGAGAACGCGGCGGTCACTTTCACCGAGACTTGA
- a CDS encoding CaiB/BaiF CoA transferase family protein — protein MNTQRLPLKGIRVIDYSHFLAGPFMGRCLAALGAEVIKVERPKEGDAGRAHPYFKDGQSGYFLQQNVGKQGLCIDLRDKRGLELMLKLVETADVFIENYRPGALERLGLGYKALSERNPRLVYCSVSAYGHTGPYADRPGFGLIAEAMSGAMAQLGNPGEAPPLLRMPLADMYTGIHGVAAINAALVGRTSSGHGQHIDLALYDCMVSMHDFAVQRYFLSGGTDVPKQTGSGQPDSTVYGVFPARDGNLVIAAQVDDAWKRLATLIGGNALASDERFAKPASRNAHYADAMEIVRNWTLSQPSRDACLAALEDAGVPSAPVQTIAEVVKDPQIHARGMLVEQEHPVLGKVTLPNLPFHFSDCDTTVRTPAPLLGQDNRRIAASLGFSTEQVDEMVRDGVLYNEAAV, from the coding sequence ATGAACACACAGCGCCTGCCGTTGAAGGGCATTCGTGTCATCGATTATAGCCACTTTCTGGCTGGCCCCTTCATGGGCCGCTGCCTCGCAGCGTTGGGGGCGGAGGTGATCAAGGTGGAGCGCCCGAAGGAGGGCGATGCCGGGCGCGCGCATCCGTATTTCAAAGACGGACAGTCCGGCTACTTCCTGCAGCAGAACGTGGGCAAACAGGGACTTTGCATCGACCTGCGTGACAAACGCGGCCTCGAGCTGATGCTGAAGCTGGTCGAAACCGCGGACGTGTTCATCGAGAACTATCGCCCTGGCGCACTTGAGCGCCTCGGCCTTGGCTACAAGGCACTGTCTGAGCGCAATCCGAGGCTGGTCTATTGCTCGGTTTCCGCCTATGGCCACACCGGCCCGTACGCTGACCGTCCGGGCTTCGGGCTAATTGCAGAGGCGATGTCCGGCGCTATGGCGCAACTCGGCAATCCCGGTGAAGCGCCGCCGCTGCTGCGTATGCCGTTGGCCGATATGTATACCGGCATTCATGGCGTGGCTGCGATCAATGCGGCGCTCGTCGGTCGTACTTCGTCCGGCCATGGCCAACACATCGATCTGGCACTCTACGACTGCATGGTGTCGATGCACGACTTCGCCGTGCAGCGCTACTTCCTCTCAGGCGGCACCGATGTTCCGAAGCAGACCGGCAGCGGCCAGCCGGATTCGACCGTCTACGGGGTCTTTCCGGCCAGGGACGGCAATCTCGTGATCGCCGCGCAGGTCGATGATGCGTGGAAAAGATTGGCGACGCTGATCGGCGGGAATGCATTGGCGTCCGACGAGCGCTTCGCCAAGCCGGCCTCCCGCAACGCGCACTATGCTGACGCGATGGAGATCGTGCGCAACTGGACGCTGTCACAGCCTTCGCGTGACGCGTGTCTTGCCGCTCTTGAAGACGCAGGTGTGCCGTCCGCCCCGGTGCAGACCATCGCGGAAGTCGTGAAGGATCCACAGATCCACGCCCGCGGTATGTTGGTCGAGCAGGAGCATCCCGTGCTCGGCAAGGTGACATTGCCTAACCTGCCTTTTCATTTCTCCGATTGCGACACGACGGTGCGCACGCCGGCGCCGTTGCTCGGTCAGGACAATCGCCGCATCGCAGCCTCGCTGGGATTCTCTACCGAACAGGTCGACGAAATGGTGCGCGACGGCGTCCTCTACAACGAAGCCGCGGTGTAG
- a CDS encoding transporter substrate-binding domain-containing protein produces MPKFSRRRVLRAAAGAATLSLLARAARADTLQDIRKSGVLKAGCQVVQVPWGFSDDKGVLTGFDVEFVRLFAADLGVKAEISPVTSSNRVAALLTGQVDMLAAVMGIFADRQKVVLFARPYCVNDTVFIGKVGQTVKGWSDMTGLRVGVPRGTPQDIALTKAAPKGATIQRYDDDANTVQALIANQVDLIGGASTQVRNIAHVAGDGKFEQKFVLARAYNAAAFRPSERALADACSAFVANSLANGSLPALFDRWIGTSLPDMPATGEGDAALPISMTAL; encoded by the coding sequence ATGCCCAAATTCTCCCGTCGTCGGGTGTTGAGAGCCGCTGCCGGCGCCGCAACGCTGTCGCTTCTTGCGCGGGCAGCACGCGCCGATACATTGCAAGACATTCGCAAATCGGGCGTCCTGAAAGCCGGCTGCCAGGTTGTGCAGGTCCCCTGGGGATTCAGCGACGACAAGGGGGTATTGACCGGCTTCGATGTCGAGTTCGTCCGGCTATTCGCTGCCGATCTCGGCGTAAAAGCCGAAATTTCTCCGGTTACGTCCTCTAACCGCGTCGCCGCGCTGCTGACAGGACAAGTGGACATGCTTGCCGCAGTCATGGGCATCTTCGCCGATCGACAAAAAGTCGTTCTGTTTGCGCGCCCTTATTGTGTCAATGACACTGTCTTCATTGGGAAAGTCGGACAGACCGTAAAGGGCTGGAGCGACATGACCGGGCTGCGGGTCGGCGTACCGCGTGGCACACCGCAGGACATCGCACTCACCAAGGCCGCACCGAAGGGCGCAACAATCCAGCGCTACGATGACGATGCCAATACTGTCCAAGCACTCATCGCCAACCAAGTCGATCTGATCGGCGGAGCCTCTACTCAGGTTCGAAACATCGCTCATGTGGCCGGCGACGGAAAATTCGAACAGAAATTCGTGCTGGCCCGTGCGTATAACGCCGCTGCATTTCGTCCCAGCGAGCGTGCGCTGGCCGATGCATGCAGCGCGTTTGTGGCCAATAGCCTCGCAAACGGCTCACTCCCAGCGCTGTTCGATCGATGGATCGGGACAAGTCTGCCGGATATGCCCGCCACCGGTGAGGGTGATGCGGCTTTGCCGATTTCGATGACCGCTTTGTAA
- a CDS encoding ketopantoate reductase family protein, whose amino-acid sequence MRICFVGAGALGSTIGGTLARGGADVWLIDPFRAHVEAINAHGLRMLEGEVESVAKVTACTSAAEVDGVADLVIVLVKSYHTRDAIRAAAPIIGPQTVVMSLQNGLGHEEILSEEVGRGRVMAGKTYVGGVLLGPGHVRSGVIGKETIIGELDGRLTERAQRISDTFNRAGILTLLSDNILGTMWDKLFINVAGGGITAITGLTYGGLYSLPILEDCALAAISEGIAVAQAVGVKISIADPRRAWTMASAGLPAEFKTSMLQSLQSGSLTEVDYIHGSVVRWGAKFNVPTPVNAALVALVKGLEYARSDYPGKA is encoded by the coding sequence ATGAGGATCTGCTTTGTCGGCGCGGGGGCTTTGGGCTCGACGATCGGTGGCACGCTGGCGCGGGGCGGGGCAGACGTCTGGCTGATCGACCCATTCCGTGCTCACGTCGAAGCGATCAATGCGCATGGCCTCCGCATGCTGGAGGGCGAGGTCGAGAGCGTTGCAAAGGTCACCGCGTGCACCTCCGCGGCCGAGGTCGATGGGGTGGCCGACCTCGTGATCGTGCTCGTCAAATCCTACCATACGCGCGACGCGATCCGCGCCGCCGCGCCGATCATCGGGCCGCAGACGGTCGTGATGTCGCTGCAGAACGGTCTTGGCCACGAGGAAATTCTATCGGAGGAAGTCGGCCGTGGCCGCGTCATGGCAGGCAAGACATATGTCGGTGGCGTGCTGCTGGGCCCCGGTCATGTTCGCTCTGGCGTCATCGGCAAGGAAACAATCATCGGCGAACTTGATGGGCGCTTGACGGAACGCGCACAGCGAATTTCCGACACCTTCAATCGTGCCGGAATTCTCACGCTGCTCAGCGACAACATCCTGGGCACGATGTGGGACAAGCTGTTCATCAACGTCGCCGGAGGCGGAATTACCGCCATTACCGGGCTGACTTATGGTGGTCTCTATTCGCTCCCCATCCTGGAAGATTGCGCGCTGGCCGCGATCTCAGAAGGCATCGCGGTCGCGCAGGCTGTCGGCGTCAAGATCTCGATTGCCGACCCGCGCCGTGCCTGGACGATGGCATCCGCTGGTCTACCTGCCGAGTTCAAGACGTCGATGTTGCAGAGCTTGCAATCCGGCAGTCTGACCGAGGTCGATTACATTCACGGCTCCGTCGTGCGTTGGGGTGCCAAGTTCAACGTGCCGACCCCCGTCAATGCGGCCCTCGTCGCGTTGGTCAAGGGGCTCGAATATGCCCGCAGCGACTATCCCGGAAAGGCCTGA
- the aroE gene encoding shikimate dehydrogenase encodes MSDRYAVIGNPIGFSKSPLIHGTFAKMTGQDLVYEAIEAPLDGFNARVDQFRREGAKGLNITAPFKLDAFAYANELSESADRAGAANCLKFDGDRIIAENFDGIGLVRDITVNLGVKMAGRRVLMLGAGGAARGALLPFLRQEPSELVLVNRTLSKAVALAEEFAGCGPLIVSGYTELADLAEGYDVVINATSASLRGEMPPLPGNVFRGAELAYELAYGKGLTPFLQAARAEGVAKLADGVGMLVEQAAEAFAWWRGVRPSTAQVIAELTVPLS; translated from the coding sequence ATGAGCGATCGTTACGCGGTGATCGGCAATCCGATCGGCTTCAGCAAATCGCCCCTCATCCATGGCACTTTCGCCAAGATGACGGGACAGGACCTTGTCTATGAGGCGATCGAGGCCCCACTCGATGGCTTCAACGCACGAGTTGATCAATTCCGGAGAGAGGGCGCCAAGGGGCTGAACATCACGGCCCCGTTCAAGCTCGATGCTTTCGCCTACGCAAACGAGCTTTCAGAGAGCGCCGACCGAGCTGGCGCCGCAAACTGCTTGAAGTTCGACGGCGATAGGATCATTGCCGAGAATTTCGACGGGATCGGCCTTGTGCGCGACATCACGGTCAATCTCGGGGTCAAGATGGCCGGCCGGCGCGTCCTGATGCTCGGTGCCGGGGGCGCAGCGCGTGGCGCGCTGCTGCCGTTCCTGCGTCAGGAGCCATCCGAGCTGGTTCTCGTCAACCGAACGCTGTCAAAAGCGGTGGCACTGGCCGAAGAGTTTGCCGGTTGTGGACCCCTGATCGTCAGCGGCTATACTGAACTGGCCGATCTTGCCGAAGGCTATGACGTCGTGATCAACGCGACATCGGCCAGCCTGCGGGGTGAGATGCCGCCGCTTCCAGGCAATGTCTTCCGCGGTGCGGAGCTGGCGTACGAGCTCGCCTACGGCAAGGGGCTCACTCCCTTTTTGCAAGCGGCCCGCGCCGAAGGCGTAGCCAAGCTGGCGGACGGCGTCGGCATGCTGGTGGAGCAGGCGGCGGAAGCTTTTGCCTGGTGGCGCGGCGTTCGACCGAGCACGGCTCAGGTCATCGCCGAACTGACTGTCCCCTTGAGCTGA
- a CDS encoding LysR family transcriptional regulator — protein sequence MTRHDLPHANLLDPRLLRLFDALFTTGSVTKAAERLGQSQPTVSIWLARLRQELDDPLFVRSPEGMLPTPRAEALISTARQALEMLRRLAELRTDFDPATAKRRFSICMTDASHITLLPAILAHVRRVAPGIRIEAAQIGMDTPRMLQSGESDLALGYISDLDAGHFQQALFPQDWVCLANAHHPRIKNRITLRDFRREAHVLIRSGTGHQLLADASREQGIAPDIALELPGFLGLPAIIGTTDLIATLPRHIGETLAHYYGLRVLACPLPIPSFTVKQYWHARFHHDPASQWLRGVCAELFQQQDVRGLHRSARPRRRKAT from the coding sequence ATGACGCGTCATGACCTGCCCCACGCCAACCTGCTCGACCCCCGCCTATTGCGGCTGTTCGACGCGCTGTTCACCACGGGCAGCGTCACCAAGGCGGCCGAGAGACTGGGTCAAAGCCAGCCGACCGTTTCGATATGGCTTGCGCGCCTGCGGCAGGAACTCGACGATCCGCTGTTCGTCCGATCGCCGGAGGGAATGCTACCGACGCCTCGGGCCGAGGCGCTCATCAGCACTGCGAGGCAGGCACTGGAAATGCTGCGGCGGCTGGCCGAGCTGCGCACGGACTTCGATCCAGCCACCGCCAAACGGCGTTTCAGCATCTGCATGACTGACGCAAGCCATATTACGTTGCTTCCAGCCATCCTTGCCCATGTTCGCCGCGTCGCGCCGGGCATTCGGATCGAAGCGGCACAGATCGGCATGGACACTCCTCGCATGCTTCAGTCCGGCGAAAGCGATCTGGCGCTCGGCTACATCTCGGATCTTGATGCCGGCCATTTCCAACAGGCGCTGTTTCCGCAGGATTGGGTCTGTCTGGCGAACGCTCATCATCCTCGCATCAAGAACCGCATCACATTAAGAGATTTCAGGCGTGAGGCTCACGTGCTCATTCGGTCCGGCACGGGGCATCAACTGCTCGCTGACGCCTCTCGGGAACAGGGGATCGCGCCGGATATCGCGCTGGAGCTACCGGGCTTTCTCGGTCTGCCCGCGATCATCGGGACCACCGACCTGATCGCCACGCTGCCGCGCCACATCGGCGAAACCCTGGCACACTATTACGGGCTGCGCGTGCTCGCGTGCCCGCTACCAATCCCCAGCTTTACAGTCAAACAATACTGGCACGCCCGCTTCCATCATGATCCAGCAAGCCAGTGGTTGCGCGGCGTTTGCGCCGAGCTTTTCCAGCAGCAGGACGTCCGCGGCCTGCATCGCTCAGCCCGACCGCGAAGACGCAAGGCGACCTGA
- a CDS encoding alpha-hydroxy-acid oxidizing protein, translating to MASEFSELISPAYGSRAAAMCLLRTMWGFPYDKNGVARGLTVTPVCIDDYRSLAKRRLPRMVFDYLDGGAESERSLHRNLGAFAAINFAPRRLVDVSHRNSSVSLFGRTLPTPFVVAPTGLNGALWPDGDVALARAARSAGIPFVLSTASNATIEDVAERAGGDLWFQLYVVQRDLARLLVGRAKEAGYRVLVLTVDVAVNGKRDRDLRNGFAIPFRQTPRSVLDAVTHPRWALGQIRHGLPQLANFASPDATDVNAQAALMRRQMDASFCWQDLQALRDAWPGRLIVKGIMTATDVNRCRELGVDAVVLSNHGGRQIEDVQAPIDLLAEISNQNAMPLLVDGGIRRGADAVKALALGAKAVLLGRAILYGLAAAGEEGAGHVLQILTAEFDTTLALVGCPDPARLNRQFIQL from the coding sequence TTGGCGAGCGAATTCAGCGAGCTGATTTCGCCGGCCTATGGATCGCGAGCGGCCGCGATGTGCTTGCTGAGAACCATGTGGGGTTTCCCTTATGATAAGAACGGTGTGGCTCGAGGGCTTACAGTGACCCCGGTTTGCATAGACGACTATCGAAGCCTGGCGAAGCGACGCCTTCCACGAATGGTGTTCGACTATCTTGATGGGGGAGCCGAAAGCGAACGTAGTTTGCACCGAAATCTTGGAGCTTTTGCGGCGATCAATTTTGCTCCGCGGCGGCTTGTCGATGTCAGCCATCGCAATTCATCCGTATCTCTATTCGGACGGACGCTTCCAACGCCCTTTGTGGTCGCACCGACAGGCCTTAACGGTGCTTTGTGGCCTGACGGCGATGTTGCGTTAGCCCGGGCCGCTCGCAGTGCAGGGATCCCGTTTGTACTTTCGACCGCATCAAACGCGACAATTGAGGACGTCGCGGAACGGGCGGGCGGTGATCTTTGGTTCCAGCTTTATGTCGTGCAGCGAGATCTAGCCCGGCTGCTTGTCGGCAGGGCCAAAGAAGCGGGTTACCGTGTGCTGGTTCTCACCGTTGATGTTGCTGTGAATGGCAAAAGGGATCGTGATCTGCGAAATGGATTTGCGATTCCGTTCCGCCAAACTCCCCGATCGGTTCTGGACGCCGTAACTCATCCACGGTGGGCGCTCGGCCAGATCCGCCACGGATTGCCTCAGCTCGCAAATTTTGCCAGCCCTGACGCAACCGACGTGAATGCACAGGCCGCCTTGATGCGCCGGCAGATGGATGCCAGTTTCTGTTGGCAGGATCTTCAGGCGCTCCGCGACGCCTGGCCGGGTAGGCTTATAGTGAAGGGCATTATGACTGCGACCGACGTAAATCGATGCCGGGAACTTGGCGTTGATGCCGTCGTTCTGTCCAATCATGGCGGAAGGCAGATCGAGGACGTTCAGGCGCCCATAGATTTGTTAGCGGAAATCTCGAATCAGAATGCGATGCCGCTCCTCGTTGATGGCGGCATACGCCGCGGAGCAGATGCGGTAAAGGCGTTAGCGCTCGGTGCCAAAGCGGTGTTGTTGGGACGTGCAATCCTTTATGGGCTCGCCGCTGCAGGCGAAGAAGGGGCTGGTCACGTGCTTCAAATCCTTACTGCCGAGTTCGATACGACGCTGGCACTTGTCGGCTGTCCAGACCCCGCACGTCTCAATCGCCAGTTCATTCAATTGTGA
- a CDS encoding amino acid ABC transporter permease: MTYHFDFSSLLPYWRDLLFGCGLTLAMTSISVLLGFTIGLLTVLARRSSLRALNVLAIGYIEIIRNTPFLVQVLFIYFGLPALGLSLAAWPAGVIALSLNAGAFAAEIIRGGIDGIPRGQFEAGAALGLHPFQVLRFIVFKPALRAIYPALASQFVLLLLTSSIVSAISAEELTAAAQSVDTLTFRSFEIYIVATLLYLLMALVFSQAFKAIERHALAYPVR; this comes from the coding sequence GTGACCTATCACTTCGACTTCAGCAGCCTGCTTCCCTATTGGCGGGACTTGCTGTTCGGCTGCGGGCTTACCCTCGCAATGACCTCCATCTCGGTTCTGCTGGGCTTCACGATTGGCTTGTTGACCGTGCTCGCTCGCCGCAGCAGCCTGAGGGCGCTGAACGTCCTGGCCATCGGCTACATCGAGATCATCCGGAATACGCCCTTCTTGGTGCAAGTGCTGTTCATCTATTTTGGCCTGCCCGCGTTGGGATTGAGCCTCGCTGCATGGCCGGCGGGCGTGATCGCGCTCAGCTTGAATGCCGGTGCGTTCGCGGCAGAGATCATTCGCGGCGGCATCGACGGTATTCCAAGAGGCCAGTTCGAGGCTGGCGCCGCGCTAGGTCTGCATCCTTTTCAGGTTTTGCGTTTCATTGTCTTCAAGCCCGCGCTGCGCGCGATCTACCCCGCCCTCGCAAGCCAGTTCGTTCTGTTGCTTCTGACCTCGAGCATCGTTTCGGCGATCTCGGCCGAAGAACTCACCGCAGCAGCCCAGTCCGTCGACACGCTGACATTCCGCAGCTTCGAGATCTACATCGTTGCCACGCTACTGTACCTGCTAATGGCGCTGGTTTTCTCCCAGGCGTTCAAGGCAATCGAACGCCATGCGCTCGCCTACCCCGTAAGGTGA
- a CDS encoding VOC family protein produces MTLPRAYIEHVAIRVSDVDRHVDFFRQVLGLTIRDEQAAEGARPRQVWVLGSVQLIEDPNFVGAEGRLAHLGIMVDDYEGVLARAAAWGAKALPAGPNWLELPGGLNVEILQASVGAVEAALAINPRA; encoded by the coding sequence ATGACGCTCCCCCGCGCCTATATCGAGCACGTTGCCATCCGGGTGTCGGATGTCGACCGCCACGTCGATTTCTTCCGCCAGGTGCTTGGTCTCACTATCCGCGACGAGCAAGCGGCCGAAGGCGCGCGCCCGCGTCAGGTGTGGGTGCTCGGAAGCGTGCAACTCATTGAGGATCCGAACTTCGTCGGAGCGGAGGGGCGTCTCGCCCATCTCGGCATCATGGTCGACGACTACGAGGGTGTGCTCGCCCGTGCCGCCGCTTGGGGAGCCAAGGCACTGCCCGCCGGGCCGAACTGGCTCGAGCTGCCGGGCGGGCTCAACGTCGAAATCTTGCAAGCCAGCGTCGGCGCGGTGGAAGCCGCCCTGGCAATCAATCCCCGTGCCTGA
- a CDS encoding amino acid ABC transporter permease — translation MIRDFAFPEILSIAAGIKATILLSLIAFCGGGGGGLIVALLRTAERKWVRSLAAMFVDFFQGTPMLMQLFLVYYGLPVLGFHVNVWVAASIGLTLHASAFLGEIWRGGIMAVPRGQMEAASALGLGYTSRMIDVVLPQAFRLSLAPTVGFLVQLIKGTSLASIIGFVELSRSAQIVASTTYRPLLAYGMAGLCYFALCFPLSRYSSTLERRLATRS, via the coding sequence ATGATTCGTGACTTCGCTTTCCCTGAAATCCTGTCCATCGCAGCAGGCATCAAGGCAACGATATTACTCTCGTTGATCGCCTTCTGCGGCGGCGGCGGTGGCGGCCTCATCGTCGCCCTGCTGCGCACGGCCGAACGGAAGTGGGTGCGCTCGCTGGCCGCCATGTTCGTAGATTTCTTTCAGGGAACACCGATGCTCATGCAGTTGTTCCTGGTTTACTACGGACTTCCCGTCCTCGGATTTCACGTCAACGTATGGGTGGCTGCCAGCATAGGGTTGACGCTGCACGCCAGTGCTTTTCTCGGCGAGATTTGGCGTGGCGGCATCATGGCAGTGCCACGCGGCCAGATGGAGGCCGCGAGCGCGCTCGGTCTTGGTTATACATCTCGGATGATCGACGTTGTTTTGCCGCAGGCCTTCCGATTGTCACTCGCTCCGACGGTCGGCTTTCTGGTGCAGTTGATCAAAGGCACGTCGCTTGCGTCTATCATTGGTTTCGTCGAGCTCTCGCGTTCGGCGCAGATCGTGGCGAGCACGACCTATCGTCCTCTTCTCGCCTACGGCATGGCGGGGCTTTGTTACTTCGCCCTGTGTTTCCCGCTTTCCCGTTACAGCAGCACGCTCGAGCGCCGGCTGGCGACTCGGAGTTGA
- a CDS encoding MaoC family dehydratase: protein MSDERYWDDAVVGDECITPSVTVTEAMVNGYAELTGDFTPVHVDEEYARTTPFGTRVAHGLFGLSLADGLKTRAEYRFLPGMSLGWTWDFKLPIKLGDTVHVKFRVGSMRTTKREGWGIVVLPSELINQHGQVVQLGEHRLMIPMRPKAKVEGEPA, encoded by the coding sequence ATGAGCGACGAACGCTACTGGGATGATGCCGTTGTCGGTGACGAATGTATCACCCCGTCAGTGACAGTTACCGAGGCGATGGTGAACGGCTACGCAGAACTCACCGGCGACTTCACCCCTGTTCATGTCGACGAGGAATACGCCAGGACCACGCCGTTTGGCACCCGCGTCGCGCACGGGCTGTTTGGGCTTTCGCTCGCCGACGGCCTGAAAACCCGCGCTGAATACCGCTTCCTGCCCGGCATGTCACTCGGCTGGACCTGGGATTTCAAGCTGCCGATCAAGCTCGGCGACACCGTCCACGTCAAATTCCGCGTCGGCTCGATGCGGACCACCAAGCGCGAGGGGTGGGGTATCGTGGTGCTCCCTTCCGAACTGATCAACCAGCATGGCCAGGTGGTGCAGCTGGGTGAGCATCGGCTGATGATCCCAATGCGCCCAAAGGCGAAGGTCGAGGGAGAGCCGGCATGA